A stretch of Leptospira perdikensis DNA encodes these proteins:
- a CDS encoding pirin family protein: METLKPNSNSVGKKLHPASERGHVNFGWLDSHHSFSFGHWYHPEKTNFGALRVLNDDMVEPSMGFGTHPHQNMEIISIPLFGELAHKDSTGTNGIIRTGDVQIMSAGSGIMHSEFNHSSEKKVSFLQIWILPKVGGIEPRYAQKTFSEAGRVNRFQTVVSPIDEEAVWINQDAYFSLATLDPGKELSYQVHAPDQGIFTFLINGKLKVEDTLLERRDAVGYWGKDEYKFHADIKSELLVIEVPMK, encoded by the coding sequence ATGGAAACATTAAAACCCAACAGCAATTCCGTAGGAAAAAAACTTCACCCCGCATCTGAGCGTGGACATGTCAATTTCGGATGGTTGGATAGCCACCACTCCTTTAGTTTTGGCCACTGGTACCATCCCGAAAAAACAAACTTCGGAGCCCTTCGTGTATTAAATGATGATATGGTAGAACCTAGTATGGGATTTGGTACCCACCCACACCAAAATATGGAAATTATTTCCATTCCTCTCTTTGGAGAGTTGGCTCACAAAGATAGTACAGGTACGAATGGAATCATTCGGACAGGGGATGTCCAAATCATGTCCGCTGGATCCGGAATTATGCATTCGGAATTCAACCACAGCAGTGAAAAGAAAGTGAGTTTCTTACAAATATGGATCCTTCCGAAAGTAGGAGGAATCGAACCAAGGTATGCACAAAAAACTTTCTCCGAAGCAGGAAGGGTGAACCGGTTTCAAACGGTTGTCTCCCCCATCGATGAGGAGGCCGTTTGGATCAATCAAGATGCTTATTTTTCTTTGGCAACTTTAGATCCAGGCAAAGAACTCTCTTATCAAGTCCATGCACCAGACCAAGGGATCTTTACTTTTCTCATCAATGGGAAATTAAAGGTGGAGGATACACTACTCGAACGTCGAGACGCCGTTGGATATT